A region of Spiroplasma endosymbiont of Crioceris asparagi DNA encodes the following proteins:
- a CDS encoding helix-turn-helix domain-containing protein: protein MLIVAKEKLKIIEDFKKSGATIISFAPTRNISVSSLRRWLKQYEEHGFEGLKTKYEK from the coding sequence ATGCTTATAGTTGCAAAGGAAAAATTAAAAATCATTGAAGACTTTAAAAAATCAGGAGCAACAATTATTAGTTTTGCACCGACAAGAAATATTAGTGTATCTTCTTTAAGAAGATGACTTAAACAATATGAAGAACACGGATTTGAAGGGTTAAAAACAAAATACGAAAAATAA
- the fba gene encoding class II fructose-1,6-bisphosphate aldolase, whose product MAKIYHKKLVNAKEMVNEAHKNKYAVGHFNINNLEWTKAVLQAAQESKTPVILGTSEGAIKYMGGVKTIVGMVNGLLDDLNITVPVSLHLDHGQSLEMAKKCIEAGYSSVMFDGSHLAYEENIKKTKELIEFAKSYEVSIEAEIGSIGGEEDGVVGQGELGDPKQAKEMASLGIDILAAGIGNIHGKYPSWWKTLSFETLEELQNACKMPMVLHGGSGIPQDQVKKAISLGISKINVNTELQLSFRDATRKYIEAKKDLDDNAKGFDPRKLMAPGAQAIKDTFNELTKMFGCYGKAK is encoded by the coding sequence ATGGCAAAAATATATCACAAAAAATTAGTTAATGCCAAAGAAATGGTTAACGAAGCACATAAAAATAAATATGCTGTTGGTCATTTTAACATTAACAATTTAGAATGAACAAAAGCAGTTTTACAAGCTGCACAAGAATCTAAAACACCAGTAATTCTTGGTACATCAGAAGGTGCAATAAAATACATGGGTGGAGTTAAAACAATCGTAGGAATGGTTAATGGTTTATTAGATGACTTAAATATTACTGTTCCAGTTTCTCTACATCTAGATCACGGTCAATCATTAGAAATGGCTAAAAAATGTATTGAAGCAGGTTATTCATCAGTTATGTTTGATGGTTCACATTTAGCATATGAAGAAAACATTAAAAAAACTAAAGAATTAATTGAATTCGCAAAATCATACGAAGTTTCAATTGAAGCAGAAATTGGTTCAATTGGTGGAGAAGAAGATGGTGTTGTAGGACAAGGTGAATTAGGAGATCCAAAACAAGCAAAAGAAATGGCATCATTAGGTATTGATATTTTAGCTGCTGGTATTGGAAATATTCATGGTAAATATCCATCATGATGAAAAACACTTTCATTTGAAACATTAGAAGAATTACAAAATGCATGTAAAATGCCTATGGTTCTACATGGTGGAAGCGGAATTCCTCAAGACCAAGTTAAAAAAGCAATTAGCTTAGGAATTTCAAAAATTAATGTAAACACAGAATTACAATTATCATTTAGAGATGCTACAAGAAAATATATTGAAGCTAAAAAAGATTTAGATGACAATGCCAAAGGATTTGATCCACGTAAATTAATGGCACCTGGTGCGCAAGCAATTAAAGACACATTCAATGAATTAACAAAAATGTTTGGTTGCTACGGAAAAGCAAAATAA
- a CDS encoding CTP synthase: MKKTKYIFITGGVVSGIGKGIIASSIGAILKSSGLNVFLQKQDPYLNIDPGTMNPIEHGEVFVTEDGAETDLDLGNYERFGNVNLTKYSSFSAGKIYKEVLEKERRGDYLGKTVQIIPHVTDLIKSKINQFNGVDKYDIVICEIGGTVGDIESLPFLESIRQIKNDLNREDTFFIHVALLPFLNATGEHKTKPVQHSIKSLLSIGIQPDMLVIRSEKEISESIKQKLSSSCNLRSNEIILCKNEKTIYNVPKVLIGQSVHKLIGEKLKINTKKLNTKTWDLIVKNINASEDVVPITIVGKYIALQDAYLSILESLKISGYWQRKKIEINWIDARNLNEENYKDLLKDSKGILVPGGFGSDGTEGKIWAAKFARENKIPYLGICYGMQMAAIEFARNVLNLKDANTTEVDSKTKNPVIYIIEDHNSKNLGGTLRLGGYTTKISKNTLAFELYKKDTIIERHRHRYEFNSKYKEMFIENGMLISGINDGNELVEIIELKDHPFFIGSQYHPEFTSKINEPNPLFMGFVEAISKSLN, from the coding sequence ATGAAAAAAACAAAATATATTTTTATTACAGGTGGTGTTGTTTCAGGAATTGGGAAAGGAATTATAGCTAGTTCTATTGGAGCAATTCTTAAATCATCAGGTTTAAATGTCTTTTTGCAAAAACAAGATCCTTATTTAAATATAGATCCAGGAACAATGAACCCAATTGAACATGGAGAAGTATTCGTTACCGAAGATGGTGCTGAAACAGATTTAGATTTAGGTAATTATGAAAGATTTGGTAATGTTAACCTTACCAAATATTCTTCTTTTAGTGCCGGTAAAATTTACAAAGAAGTTTTAGAAAAAGAACGCCGTGGTGATTATTTAGGTAAAACCGTTCAAATAATTCCTCATGTTACTGATTTAATAAAATCAAAAATTAATCAATTTAATGGAGTTGATAAATATGATATTGTTATTTGTGAAATTGGGGGAACAGTTGGAGATATTGAATCACTTCCATTCCTGGAATCTATTAGACAAATTAAAAATGATTTAAATCGTGAAGATACATTTTTTATTCATGTAGCATTGTTACCTTTCTTAAATGCAACTGGAGAACACAAAACAAAACCAGTACAACATTCAATTAAGAGTTTGCTAAGTATTGGGATTCAACCAGATATGCTAGTAATTAGAAGTGAAAAAGAAATTTCAGAATCTATAAAACAAAAACTTTCTAGTTCATGTAACTTAAGATCAAATGAAATTATTTTGTGTAAAAATGAAAAAACAATTTATAACGTTCCTAAAGTTTTAATTGGACAAAGCGTTCATAAACTAATTGGTGAAAAATTAAAAATTAATACAAAAAAATTAAATACAAAAACTTGAGATTTAATTGTAAAAAATATCAACGCATCAGAAGATGTTGTGCCAATCACAATTGTTGGGAAATACATCGCATTGCAAGATGCCTATTTATCAATTCTAGAATCTTTAAAAATTAGTGGATATTGACAAAGAAAAAAAATTGAAATTAATTGAATCGATGCTAGAAACTTAAATGAAGAAAATTATAAAGATTTGTTAAAAGATTCAAAAGGAATATTGGTTCCTGGTGGTTTTGGTTCAGATGGAACTGAAGGAAAAATATGAGCTGCTAAATTTGCAAGAGAAAATAAAATTCCATATTTAGGAATTTGCTACGGAATGCAAATGGCAGCAATTGAGTTTGCGCGAAACGTTTTAAATTTAAAAGATGCAAATACAACAGAAGTTGATTCTAAAACTAAAAATCCTGTTATTTATATTATTGAAGATCATAATAGTAAAAATTTAGGTGGTACTTTAAGACTTGGTGGATACACAACAAAAATTAGCAAAAACACTTTAGCATTTGAACTTTATAAAAAAGATACTATTATTGAAAGACATAGACACAGATATGAATTTAATAGCAAGTATAAAGAAATGTTTATTGAAAATGGAATGTTAATTTCTGGGATAAATGATGGTAACGAATTAGTAGAAATAATCGAATTAAAAGATCATCCATTTTTTATTGGAAGTCAATATCATCCAGAGTTTACTTCTAAAATTAATGAACCAAATCCATTGTTCATGGGTTTTGTAGAAGCAATTAGCAAAAGTTTAAATTAG
- the rpoE gene encoding DNA-directed RNA polymerase subunit delta, which translates to MNESLIEIVYEYLLKLKGSASFEEIWKKISSKYKLDTNNQKNEIIADLYSDLVLDNRFALTSEGKWGLRQHLKSEDVKKQYDYIDNFETTEEFDDFNDASDTLELNDDLQSDDINLDDDLEEDEY; encoded by the coding sequence ATGAATGAATCATTAATTGAAATAGTTTATGAATACTTGCTTAAACTAAAGGGAAGTGCTTCATTTGAAGAAATATGAAAAAAGATTTCATCAAAATATAAACTTGATACAAATAATCAAAAAAATGAAATAATAGCTGATTTGTACAGCGACCTAGTCTTAGATAATAGATTTGCATTAACTAGTGAAGGTAAATGAGGATTAAGACAACACTTAAAATCAGAAGATGTTAAAAAACAATATGACTATATTGATAATTTTGAAACAACAGAAGAATTTGATGATTTTAACGATGCTAGCGACACACTAGAATTAAATGATGATTTACAAAGTGATGATATTAATCTAGATGATGATTTAGAAGAAGATGAATATTAG
- a CDS encoding HD domain-containing protein, whose product MEKFIRDNVHGNIYIKDDVIWELINCPEFQRLRRISQLGSSEYIFPSAKHSRFSHCLGTYHIVTKFLKNEEISSKINEQDQMILKTAGLLHDIGHGPFSHLWEPFANEEHEKYSSKIINSNTTQINKVLLKYNLDPKQIGDLIEGTHKNELLVSIISSQFDADRCDYLMRDSLTVGVTYSQFDIDFILSNAKVINNKLVFNKKLVPAIEDYLIGRYHMYKQIYKHKKALAFFYGLEFWLERVKDLSKQNYKFKSINMIEALEDSINGKPTRLDKFLLLDDGSMYEFFKQCAFEEDEILRDLSWKLLNREYHEAEFDIENKEYEKFKKEFKLDHKYYFAVKKYKDATLYDETEKPILFFDQKNNVQKLSEVSNIIKNKNKDIILNLYVYAKNNSIK is encoded by the coding sequence ATGGAAAAGTTTATTAGAGATAATGTTCACGGAAATATTTATATTAAGGATGATGTTATTTGAGAATTAATTAATTGTCCCGAGTTTCAAAGATTGAGAAGAATTTCTCAATTAGGTTCATCTGAATATATTTTCCCTTCTGCTAAACATTCAAGATTTTCACATTGCTTAGGAACATATCACATTGTGACAAAGTTTTTAAAAAATGAAGAAATAAGTAGCAAAATTAATGAACAAGATCAAATGATATTAAAAACTGCAGGTCTTTTGCATGATATTGGTCATGGACCGTTTTCTCATTTATGAGAACCATTTGCGAATGAAGAACATGAAAAATATTCATCAAAAATTATTAATTCAAATACCACACAAATTAATAAAGTATTACTTAAATATAATCTTGATCCAAAACAAATTGGGGATTTAATTGAAGGAACACATAAAAATGAATTATTAGTTTCGATTATTTCAAGTCAATTTGATGCTGACAGATGTGATTATTTGATGAGAGATTCACTAACTGTGGGAGTTACTTATTCACAATTCGATATTGACTTTATTCTTTCTAATGCGAAAGTTATTAATAATAAACTTGTGTTTAACAAAAAACTTGTCCCAGCAATCGAGGACTATCTAATAGGTAGATATCATATGTATAAACAAATTTATAAGCACAAAAAAGCATTAGCATTTTTTTATGGTTTAGAATTTTGGTTAGAAAGAGTTAAAGATTTAAGCAAACAAAATTATAAATTTAAATCAATAAATATGATCGAAGCTTTAGAAGATTCAATTAATGGAAAGCCCACAAGACTAGATAAATTTTTATTATTAGATGATGGTTCAATGTATGAATTTTTTAAACAATGCGCATTTGAAGAAGATGAAATACTTAGAGATTTATCATGAAAACTTTTAAATAGAGAATATCACGAAGCAGAATTTGATATCGAAAATAAAGAATATGAAAAATTTAAAAAAGAATTTAAATTAGATCATAAATATTATTTTGCAGTTAAAAAATATAAAGATGCAACTTTATATGATGAAACAGAAAAACCAATTTTGTTTTTTGATCAAAAAAATAATGTGCAAAAATTATCAGAAGTTAGCAACATTATAAAAAATAAGAATAAAGATATTATTTTAAATTTGTATGTTTATGCAAAAAATAATAGTATAAAATAA
- the gltX gene encoding glutamate--tRNA ligase, which yields MKNIRLRYAPSPTGYLHIGNTRTALMNFLFAKNKNGSFIVRIEDTDFDRNVEGAIESQFDNLKWLSIIPDESLFNPNKKYGKYKQSEKLDDYQQIAEILINKKMAYKCFCTEVELEEQKELQKAKGIVATRYIGSCYKLTTEEIQKNLNENKSYSIRFKVPENKEYKINDLVRGEIKFNSSDIGDFVIVKSNGVATYNFAVVVDDYDMKISHVIRGEEHISNTPKQLMIYDVMGWEVPVFAHMTLIVDENKKKLSKRSNNQAFFISQYKKDGYLPEAIFNYIALLGWSPSVNQEIFSNQELIKVFDEKRFSKSPSTFDIKKLQWINKQWIKKMDDLEYLKFIKNFVDYKKFDFSNYNDEKINIMLLAFKREIDYGIQINNLIEIFFNDSKITNENKTLLETFNYKEISNLLINKFMYSNKYDEENIKLIINEISAELNIKGKNLFMPIRLLTSHEQHGPELAKVIYILGKEKVINNIKTIIGV from the coding sequence ATGAAAAATATTAGATTACGTTATGCGCCATCACCAACAGGTTATTTACATATAGGAAACACAAGAACTGCTCTAATGAATTTTTTGTTCGCAAAAAATAAAAATGGTAGTTTTATAGTACGTATTGAAGACACTGATTTTGATCGCAATGTTGAAGGGGCAATTGAATCTCAATTTGATAATTTAAAATGATTATCAATTATTCCAGATGAAAGTTTGTTTAATCCTAATAAAAAATATGGAAAATATAAACAATCAGAAAAATTAGATGATTATCAACAAATTGCTGAAATTTTAATTAATAAAAAAATGGCATATAAATGTTTTTGTACTGAAGTAGAACTAGAAGAACAAAAAGAATTGCAAAAAGCAAAAGGAATTGTCGCAACAAGATATATTGGTAGTTGTTATAAATTAACAACAGAAGAAATTCAAAAAAATTTAAATGAAAATAAATCATATAGTATTAGATTTAAAGTTCCTGAAAATAAAGAATATAAAATTAATGATCTTGTAAGGGGAGAAATTAAGTTTAACTCATCAGATATAGGTGACTTTGTGATAGTAAAATCAAATGGCGTAGCGACATATAATTTTGCAGTAGTAGTTGATGATTATGATATGAAAATTTCTCATGTTATTAGAGGTGAAGAACACATTTCAAATACTCCCAAACAATTAATGATTTATGATGTCATGGGTTGAGAAGTTCCGGTTTTTGCACACATGACTTTAATTGTGGATGAAAATAAAAAGAAACTTTCAAAAAGAAGTAACAATCAAGCGTTCTTTATTTCTCAATATAAAAAGGATGGATATTTACCAGAAGCAATTTTTAATTATATTGCGCTTTTAGGATGAAGCCCAAGTGTTAATCAAGAAATTTTTTCAAATCAAGAATTAATTAAAGTGTTTGATGAAAAAAGATTTTCTAAATCGCCAAGTACATTTGATATTAAAAAACTACAATGAATTAATAAGCAATGAATAAAAAAAATGGACGATTTAGAGTATTTAAAATTTATAAAAAATTTTGTTGATTATAAAAAATTTGATTTTTCAAATTATAATGATGAAAAAATTAATATAATGTTATTGGCATTTAAAAGAGAAATTGATTATGGAATTCAAATAAATAATTTAATTGAGATTTTCTTTAATGATTCAAAAATAACTAACGAAAATAAAACACTTTTAGAAACATTTAACTATAAAGAGATTTCAAATTTATTGATAAATAAATTTATGTATTCAAATAAATATGATGAAGAAAATATTAAATTAATAATTAATGAGATTAGTGCTGAGTTGAATATTAAAGGCAAAAACTTATTTATGCCAATAAGGTTATTAACCTCACATGAACAACATGGTCCTGAACTTGCTAAAGTTATTTACATTTTAGGTAAAGAAAAAGTTATCAATAATATCAAAACTATTATAGGAGTATAA
- the ychF gene encoding redox-regulated ATPase YchF has product MGLKVGIVGLPNIGKSTLFNAITNSRVEAANYPFATIKPNVGVVEVPDERLEKMAEIFSSKKTIYPTIEFVDIAGLIAGASKGEGLGNAFLSNIRETDLICHVVRCFNNKDITHVDGNVDPIRDIETIQLELIYADESSVEKRIAKLSPKAKNTKEKAIVQEYEILQKIKAGLANAKMVNQLDWKEEEQEIIESFQLLTYKKIIFVGNVSEEDLTTTNENYNKLEKYAKDNNLICIKVCAKLEEEISELSKEEKMMFLKEVGANNTGLEMLVKAAYNELGLQTYFTCGPQEARGWQFQKGYTAPKCAGIIHTDFEKGFIKAEIYSCDDLFEYKSEAELKNKGKIRLEGKGYVVKDGDVCLFKFNK; this is encoded by the coding sequence ATGGGATTAAAAGTAGGAATAGTTGGATTGCCAAACATTGGAAAATCAACGTTGTTTAATGCTATAACAAATTCAAGAGTTGAAGCTGCAAATTATCCATTTGCAACAATTAAACCAAATGTAGGAGTTGTTGAAGTTCCAGATGAACGTCTTGAAAAAATGGCGGAAATTTTTAGTTCAAAAAAAACAATTTATCCAACGATTGAATTTGTTGATATTGCAGGCTTAATTGCTGGAGCTAGCAAGGGAGAAGGTTTGGGAAATGCCTTTTTATCAAATATTAGGGAAACAGATTTAATTTGTCATGTTGTTAGATGTTTTAATAATAAAGACATAACTCATGTTGATGGAAATGTTGATCCAATAAGAGATATTGAAACTATTCAACTTGAGTTAATTTATGCTGATGAAAGTTCAGTTGAAAAAAGAATAGCAAAATTATCTCCAAAAGCAAAAAACACAAAAGAAAAAGCAATTGTTCAAGAATATGAAATTTTACAAAAAATAAAAGCTGGTTTGGCTAATGCAAAAATGGTTAATCAATTAGATTGAAAAGAAGAAGAACAAGAAATAATTGAAAGCTTTCAATTATTAACTTATAAAAAAATAATTTTTGTGGGTAATGTTTCTGAAGAAGATTTAACAACTACAAATGAAAATTATAATAAGTTAGAAAAATATGCAAAAGATAACAACTTAATTTGTATAAAGGTATGTGCTAAATTAGAAGAAGAAATTTCGGAATTATCTAAAGAAGAAAAGATGATGTTTTTAAAAGAAGTTGGTGCAAATAATACTGGTTTAGAAATGTTGGTAAAAGCAGCTTATAATGAATTAGGATTGCAAACATATTTTACTTGTGGCCCCCAAGAAGCTAGAGGATGACAATTTCAAAAAGGTTATACTGCCCCAAAATGTGCCGGAATTATTCATACAGACTTTGAAAAGGGTTTTATAAAGGCAGAAATTTATTCATGTGACGATCTTTTTGAATATAAAAGCGAAGCTGAATTAAAAAATAAAGGTAAAATTAGATTAGAAGGAAAAGGATATGTCGTTAAAGATGGCGATGTGTGTTTATTTAAATTTAATAAATAG
- a CDS encoding ParB/RepB/Spo0J family partition protein: MAANSKYKFKGISDLLGNDAEDILDVIGNNPKLKIEQNVVELKNLIPNPYQPRKTFDELQIQELADSIKEHGLIQPILVKKIDSERYQVVAGERRFRAAKVAGLKELSVVVLELTDLQVEELAIIENIQRVDLSDIEEAIAYNQLAKKLNLTQEQVAKRIKKSRSYVANIMRLLNLPDYIQKAILGKKISTGQARPLITIVDNKELTKEIFNTIIAKNLSARQAEALVKFRTLDKKGRKKINKKDADVKHLEKRMMKKLGTKVVISDKKIEINYIGVSDLNRILEILDLLDE; encoded by the coding sequence ATGGCAGCAAATAGTAAATATAAATTTAAGGGAATTAGTGACTTATTAGGAAATGATGCCGAAGATATTTTAGATGTTATAGGAAATAATCCAAAATTAAAAATAGAACAAAATGTAGTTGAATTAAAAAATCTAATTCCTAACCCTTATCAACCAAGAAAAACATTTGATGAATTACAAATTCAAGAACTAGCAGACTCAATAAAAGAGCATGGGTTAATTCAACCAATCCTTGTAAAAAAAATTGATTCTGAAAGATATCAAGTTGTTGCTGGGGAAAGAAGATTTCGTGCAGCAAAAGTTGCTGGATTAAAAGAGCTATCAGTTGTTGTTTTAGAATTAACTGATTTACAAGTTGAAGAATTGGCAATTATTGAAAATATTCAAAGAGTAGATTTGTCAGACATTGAAGAAGCAATTGCATATAATCAATTGGCTAAAAAATTAAATTTAACACAAGAACAAGTTGCTAAAAGAATTAAAAAATCTAGATCATATGTAGCCAACATTATGAGACTTTTAAATTTACCTGATTATATTCAAAAAGCAATATTAGGTAAAAAAATTTCTACTGGTCAAGCACGACCATTGATTACTATTGTTGATAATAAAGAATTAACAAAAGAAATATTTAATACAATAATTGCTAAAAATTTATCTGCTAGACAAGCAGAGGCTTTAGTTAAATTTAGAACTTTAGATAAAAAAGGCAGAAAAAAAATTAACAAAAAAGATGCCGATGTTAAACATCTTGAAAAAAGAATGATGAAAAAATTAGGCACAAAAGTTGTTATAAGCGATAAAAAAATAGAGATAAATTACATAGGTGTAAGTGATTTAAATAGAATTTTAGAAATTTTAGATTTATTAGATGAGTAG